In Lentibacillus amyloliquefaciens, one DNA window encodes the following:
- a CDS encoding DUF456 domain-containing protein — protein MLDIIVWVIIIALFIASFAGIIFPIIPSPLVLWVGFLLYHFVINADELTWFFWTAMAVLTVILIVSDVIANSYFVKKYGGSKWGERGAAIAVIVGSFIIPPFGILIIPFITVFLIELMQEKTFEEAAKASFGSLIGFLGGAAAKVVIQLAMMGWFFIVLIF, from the coding sequence ATGTTGGACATTATTGTTTGGGTTATTATCATTGCATTATTTATCGCAAGCTTTGCAGGCATTATTTTCCCGATTATCCCTTCGCCTTTAGTGCTTTGGGTTGGGTTTCTACTTTATCATTTTGTCATTAACGCTGATGAACTGACCTGGTTTTTCTGGACGGCGATGGCGGTACTTACTGTTATACTGATAGTGTCGGATGTCATTGCCAACAGTTATTTTGTCAAAAAATACGGCGGCAGCAAATGGGGTGAACGCGGCGCGGCTATTGCTGTTATTGTCGGTTCATTCATCATACCGCCATTTGGCATTCTGATTATCCCGTTTATTACGGTATTTCTGATCGAGCTGATGCAGGAAAAGACATTTGAAGAGGCCGCCAAAGCTTCTTTCGGATCATTGATCGGTTTTCTGGGCGGAGCAGCCGCAAAAGTCGTCATTCAGTTGGCGATGATGGGCTGGTTCTTCATCGTTCTCATATTTTAA
- a CDS encoding glycerol-3-phosphate acyltransferase, whose amino-acid sequence MSVMIVSLIGYLFGCIHGSQVVGKYKKMDIKNTGVKNSGASNTTILLGWKYGILVALIDIFKATLSILLVLYLLESLGITGPTQTLLVYINALFIIVGHNYPVTMNFSGGKGTASLVGVLLAIDWKIALIGIAILLLLTLATDYLVVGVLFMYVSFLVMTYLFFGIEPTIVVVLLSVMSILKHMDNYKRIINKEETRISSMFRKEP is encoded by the coding sequence ATGTCTGTTATGATTGTCAGTTTGATTGGCTATCTGTTCGGTTGTATTCATGGGTCGCAGGTGGTCGGCAAATATAAGAAAATGGATATTAAGAATACAGGGGTGAAAAACTCAGGCGCTTCTAATACGACGATTTTATTGGGCTGGAAATATGGGATTCTCGTTGCACTTATTGATATTTTTAAAGCGACATTATCAATCTTGCTTGTATTGTATCTATTGGAAAGTCTGGGTATTACAGGACCAACACAAACACTACTGGTATACATTAATGCGTTATTCATTATTGTCGGGCATAATTATCCGGTTACTATGAATTTCAGCGGCGGTAAAGGAACGGCATCATTGGTCGGTGTGCTGTTAGCCATTGACTGGAAGATAGCTCTTATAGGAATTGCCATATTGCTTTTATTGACATTGGCAACTGACTATCTGGTAGTTGGCGTTCTTTTCATGTATGTTTCATTTCTGGTGATGACTTATCTGTTCTTTGGAATCGAACCAACAATTGTGGTTGTGTTATTATCAGTTATGAGCATACTGAAACATATGGATAATTATAAACGTATCATTAATAAAGAAGAAACAAGGATATCAAGTATGTTTCGAAAAGAGCCATAG